A genomic region of Pseudomonas migulae contains the following coding sequences:
- a CDS encoding cytochrome ubiquinol oxidase subunit I, which produces MDAAESALMAARAQFAITISFHIVLAALTIGLANFLMVLEALWLWRGRQIYLDVYLYWLKIFALTVAVGTASGLILEYQFGLNWSRLSVQAGDILGPLMFYEVLAAFFLEAGFLGIMLFGLKKVGPRLHFFATCAVAVGSLISAFWILSANSWMQTPAGYVIGADGRFMADNWWAIIFNPSFPYRLAHMTLAALLGTATLVAGASAWQLLKAPHNPRARLQFSMALWTIVVLTPLQIVVGDLHGQHSLKVQPQKVAAIEGSWTRPPEGAGEPLRLFAIPDMAERRNHWEVAIPRIGSLYLTHDLSGTIAALDEFPPEDIPPVPPVFFAFRLMVGLGLLMLGQGLVSLVLRWRGRLYAARWMLRVCVLMAPAGFLAMLSGWVVTEVGRQPFTLYGLLRTADSVSSVSRQQVVGSTWLILLFYLLIFGIGLWVLLRILRKPPHEDEPGPQPTLADETGEP; this is translated from the coding sequence ATGGACGCGGCTGAATCGGCGCTGATGGCGGCACGCGCGCAGTTCGCGATCACCATCAGTTTTCATATTGTGCTGGCCGCGCTCACGATCGGTCTGGCCAATTTTCTGATGGTGCTTGAAGCGCTTTGGCTGTGGCGTGGCCGACAAATCTATCTGGATGTTTACCTTTACTGGCTGAAAATATTCGCGCTCACCGTGGCGGTGGGCACGGCGTCGGGGCTGATTCTGGAATACCAGTTCGGGCTCAATTGGTCGCGGCTCTCGGTTCAGGCCGGCGATATCCTCGGCCCGTTGATGTTCTACGAAGTGCTGGCGGCGTTTTTTCTGGAGGCGGGTTTTCTCGGCATCATGCTGTTCGGCCTGAAAAAGGTTGGCCCTCGGCTGCATTTTTTCGCCACCTGCGCAGTCGCGGTCGGCTCGTTGATCAGCGCGTTCTGGATCCTGTCGGCCAATTCCTGGATGCAGACGCCCGCCGGTTACGTCATTGGTGCCGATGGTCGCTTCATGGCCGATAACTGGTGGGCGATCATTTTCAATCCGTCGTTTCCTTATCGGCTGGCGCACATGACCTTGGCCGCGCTGCTCGGGACGGCGACTCTGGTGGCGGGTGCCAGTGCCTGGCAACTGTTGAAGGCGCCGCACAACCCGCGTGCGCGTCTGCAATTTTCCATGGCGCTGTGGACGATTGTCGTGCTGACACCGCTGCAAATTGTGGTGGGTGACCTGCATGGTCAGCACAGCCTCAAGGTGCAGCCACAGAAGGTCGCGGCCATCGAAGGTTCGTGGACGCGACCGCCTGAGGGCGCGGGCGAACCGCTGCGTTTGTTTGCGATTCCGGACATGGCCGAGCGGCGCAATCACTGGGAAGTGGCGATCCCGCGCATCGGTTCGCTGTACCTGACGCATGACCTGAGCGGCACCATCGCTGCGCTGGATGAGTTCCCGCCTGAGGACATTCCGCCGGTGCCGCCGGTGTTTTTTGCGTTTCGCTTGATGGTCGGTCTGGGCCTGTTGATGCTGGGGCAGGGGTTGGTCAGTCTGGTGTTGCGCTGGCGAGGGCGGTTGTACGCGGCGCGCTGGATGCTGCGGGTGTGTGTGCTGATGGCTCCGGCGGGATTTCTCGCGATGCTCAGTGGCTGGGTCGTGACCGAAGTGGGGCGGCAACCCTTCACCCTCTATGGATTGCTGCGCACGGCAGACAGTGTGTCGTCGGTGTCTCGCCAGCAGGTGGTCGGCTCGACCTGGTTGATTCTGCTGTTTTACCTGCTGATCTTCGGCATCGGGCTGTGGGTGTTGCTGCGGATACTGCGCAAGCCACCGCATGAGGACGAGCCAGGGCCGCAGCCGACCCTGGCGGACGAGACGGGTGAACCTTGA
- a CDS encoding Ohr family peroxiredoxin, with protein MSKIEKVLVTGKTHTTVSAAGKTSRGHSGSLDIVLSSPGSATPAHVFSNTQPHPTAEQLFAGAWSACYTAAVGLVAKDLNVTLPADTSVEIEVDLGQTGQAYFLQARLTLRVPGLSNEIATKLAHTADQICPYSKATRGNIDVALNVITE; from the coding sequence ATGAGCAAGATCGAAAAAGTACTGGTCACCGGCAAAACCCACACCACCGTCAGCGCCGCTGGCAAGACCTCGCGCGGCCATAGCGGCAGCCTCGACATCGTGCTGTCGTCGCCCGGCAGCGCCACACCGGCCCATGTGTTCTCGAACACCCAGCCGCACCCGACTGCCGAGCAACTGTTCGCCGGCGCCTGGTCTGCGTGCTACACCGCAGCGGTCGGGCTGGTGGCCAAGGACCTGAACGTGACACTGCCGGCGGACACGTCCGTGGAGATCGAAGTCGATCTGGGCCAGACCGGCCAGGCGTATTTCCTGCAGGCTCGATTGACCCTGCGTGTGCCCGGTCTGTCGAACGAGATCGCAACGAAGCTGGCGCACACGGCCGACCAGATCTGCCCGTACTCGAAAGCCACCCGCGGCAACATCGACGTGGCACTGAACGTCATCACCGAGTGA
- a CDS encoding MATE family efflux transporter gives MQTPTTQHPLWKTYLLFLAPMVLSNFLQSMSGTVNSIYIGQMLGTQALAAVSGMFPIVFFFIALVIGLGAGAGVLIGQAWGAREPHLVKTIAGTTLLLGAMIGLTAAILGSVFARPALQGLGTPADVLDDAVSYAHVMMWIMPSLLVYVLFTQLLRGVSDTVSPLIALVVSTCIGLALTPALIRGWFGLPMLGIQSAAYAGLVGNLSAMGWLAWRLISKGHPLAPDREMFAAMRLDRVILGKVLRIGLPTGLQMVVLSVSELVILALVNQHGSQATAAYGAVTQIVNYVQFPALSIAITASILGAQAIGAGRIERIGPILRTGLLINVCLTGGLVLLGYVLSHWLLGLFLTDDSTRAKAEHLLHIMLWSLLLFGFQAIIGGIMRASGTVLVPMAISIVCVVGVQLPVAYVLDGRFGLQGVWMAFPVAYLGMLVLQTLYYKLVWKHQKIERLV, from the coding sequence ATGCAAACCCCAACCACCCAACACCCCCTCTGGAAAACCTACCTCCTTTTCCTCGCCCCCATGGTCCTCTCCAATTTCCTCCAATCCATGTCGGGCACCGTCAACAGCATCTACATCGGCCAAATGCTCGGCACCCAAGCCCTGGCCGCCGTCTCGGGCATGTTCCCCATCGTCTTCTTCTTCATTGCCCTGGTCATCGGCCTCGGCGCCGGGGCGGGCGTGCTCATTGGCCAAGCCTGGGGCGCACGTGAGCCGCATCTGGTGAAAACCATCGCCGGCACAACTCTGCTGTTGGGCGCAATGATCGGCTTAACGGCAGCAATCCTCGGCAGCGTGTTCGCCCGCCCAGCCTTGCAGGGTTTGGGCACCCCAGCCGACGTTCTCGACGACGCCGTGTCCTACGCCCACGTGATGATGTGGATCATGCCGTCGCTGCTGGTCTACGTGCTCTTCACCCAACTGCTGCGCGGGGTGAGCGATACGGTGTCGCCGCTGATTGCGTTGGTGGTGTCGACCTGCATCGGGTTGGCGCTCACACCGGCGTTGATTCGCGGTTGGTTCGGCTTGCCGATGTTGGGGATTCAGAGTGCGGCGTATGCGGGGTTGGTGGGTAACCTGTCGGCGATGGGGTGGCTGGCGTGGCGGTTGATCAGCAAGGGGCATCCGTTGGCGCCGGATCGGGAGATGTTTGCGGCGATGCGGCTGGATCGGGTGATTCTTGGCAAGGTGTTGCGCATCGGGTTGCCGACCGGGTTGCAGATGGTGGTGTTGTCGGTGTCGGAGCTGGTGATTCTGGCGCTGGTGAATCAGCACGGTTCGCAGGCGACGGCGGCGTATGGGGCGGTGACGCAGATCGTCAATTACGTGCAGTTTCCGGCGTTGTCCATTGCGATCACGGCGTCGATTCTTGGGGCGCAGGCGATTGGGGCAGGGCGCATCGAGCGGATCGGGCCGATTCTGCGTACGGGGCTTTTGATTAACGTGTGCCTGACCGGTGGGTTGGTGCTGTTGGGTTACGTGTTGTCGCACTGGTTGCTGGGGTTGTTTCTGACGGACGATTCGACGCGGGCGAAGGCTGAGCATCTGTTGCACATCATGCTGTGGAGCCTGTTGTTATTTGGCTTTCAGGCGATCATCGGCGGGATCATGCGCGCGAGCGGCACGGTGTTGGTGCCGATGGCGATTTCGATTGTATGCGTGGTGGGTGTGCAGTTGCCGGTGGCGTATGTGCTGGACGGGCGGTTTGGGTTGCAGGGGGTGTGGATGGCGTTTCCGGTGGCTTATTTGGGGATGCTGGTGTTGCAGACGCTGTATTACAAGCTGGTGTGGAAGCATCAGAAGATTGAGCGATTGGTGTAG
- the cydB gene encoding cytochrome d ubiquinol oxidase subunit II: protein MDTDWITLLSAAALGFSVMNYVLLDGTDLGVGVLMGVTRGSRHRRTMAVTILPIWDANETWLVLGGGGLLALFPLAYAILLPALYLPFILMFLALILRVVALEFRDYSPNAAIKRGVDGLLMCGSVLAGATQGVVLGTLVQGIPEQAGQYSGDGSEWRGVFPLFCGAVLVVGYTWLGASWLYWRTEDELQRRSAFQAKVLALVTVLLLIVLVAWTATLDTRYRQRLADWRVWMPAVTLLIALLIGFVLGFRSRLHALPLFAALGVFVLAFALMIVALFPLIVPPYLTLQAAASSPTSQKFMLIGFAVLIPVTLIYNTYGFRVFSGKVRAVRD from the coding sequence ATGGACACTGACTGGATCACACTGCTGTCGGCGGCGGCCCTGGGGTTCTCGGTCATGAACTATGTGCTGCTCGATGGCACTGACCTCGGCGTCGGCGTGTTGATGGGCGTTACGCGAGGCAGCCGGCATCGCCGCACGATGGCGGTGACGATCCTGCCGATCTGGGACGCCAACGAAACGTGGCTGGTGCTCGGAGGCGGCGGCCTGCTGGCGCTGTTTCCGCTGGCTTACGCCATCCTGCTGCCGGCACTTTATTTGCCTTTTATCCTGATGTTTTTGGCGTTGATTCTGCGCGTGGTGGCATTGGAGTTTCGCGACTACTCGCCCAATGCCGCGATCAAACGTGGGGTCGATGGCTTGCTGATGTGCGGTTCAGTGCTGGCCGGTGCAACTCAGGGGGTGGTGCTGGGCACGCTGGTTCAAGGCATCCCTGAACAGGCCGGGCAGTACAGCGGTGACGGCTCGGAGTGGCGGGGTGTGTTTCCGCTGTTTTGTGGTGCCGTGCTTGTGGTGGGCTACACGTGGTTGGGGGCCAGTTGGCTCTATTGGCGCACTGAAGACGAACTCCAGCGGCGCTCGGCGTTTCAGGCGAAGGTGTTGGCCTTGGTCACCGTGCTGTTGTTGATCGTGTTGGTGGCCTGGACCGCGACACTGGACACGCGCTATAGGCAGCGGCTTGCCGATTGGCGGGTGTGGATGCCGGCAGTGACGTTGCTCATCGCGCTGCTGATCGGCTTTGTGCTGGGGTTTCGCAGTCGCCTTCATGCGCTGCCACTGTTCGCGGCATTGGGCGTTTTCGTGTTGGCGTTTGCCTTGATGATCGTGGCGCTCTTTCCGCTGATCGTTCCGCCGTACCTGACCTTGCAAGCGGCTGCGTCCAGCCCGACCAGCCAGAAATTCATGCTGATCGGTTTTGCCGTGCTGATTCCGGTGACGCTGATCTACAACACCTACGGCTTCCGCGTCTTCAGCGGCAAGGTGCGTGCGGTGCGGGATTGA
- a CDS encoding putative selenate ABC transporter substrate-binding protein: MLKRTLALTAGLALSFCTLLSQAAETLKVSAIPDEAPTELLRKFKPLGAYLEQQLGMKVEFVPVSDYPAVVEALATDRIDMAWLGGFTFVQARLKTGNAIPLVQREQDAQFTSKFITADPAVKSLADLKGKTFAFGSVSSTSGSLMPRYFMLKDGIKPETYFSRVGYSGAHDATVAWVQAGKVDAGVLNASVWEKLVAAGKVDTNKVKVFATTPAYFDYNWTVRGTLDPALAAKIKAAFLALDPAKPKDKEILDLQAASRFIETSPENYKGIEEAARAAELLK, translated from the coding sequence ATGCTCAAACGTACCCTGGCATTGACTGCCGGCCTGGCCCTGTCTTTTTGCACCCTGCTGTCGCAGGCCGCCGAGACCCTGAAAGTCAGCGCGATTCCCGATGAAGCGCCCACTGAACTGCTGCGTAAATTCAAGCCGCTGGGCGCCTATCTGGAGCAGCAATTGGGCATGAAGGTCGAGTTCGTGCCCGTCAGTGACTACCCGGCCGTGGTCGAGGCGCTGGCCACTGACCGGATCGATATGGCCTGGCTCGGCGGTTTCACGTTCGTGCAGGCACGCCTGAAAACCGGCAACGCGATTCCACTGGTACAACGCGAGCAGGATGCGCAGTTCACCAGCAAGTTCATCACCGCCGATCCCGCCGTCAAATCCCTCGCCGACCTCAAGGGCAAGACCTTTGCCTTCGGCTCGGTGTCTTCCACGTCGGGCAGTCTGATGCCGCGTTACTTCATGCTGAAGGACGGCATCAAGCCGGAAACCTACTTCAGCCGCGTCGGCTATTCCGGTGCGCATGACGCCACGGTCGCCTGGGTCCAGGCCGGCAAGGTCGACGCCGGGGTGCTGAACGCCAGCGTCTGGGAAAAACTGGTCGCGGCCGGCAAGGTCGACACCAACAAGGTCAAGGTGTTTGCGACCACCCCGGCTTACTTCGACTACAACTGGACGGTGCGCGGGACCCTCGACCCGGCGCTGGCGGCCAAGATCAAAGCCGCGTTCCTCGCACTTGATCCGGCGAAGCCGAAGGACAAGGAAATTCTCGATTTGCAGGCCGCCAGCCGTTTCATCGAAACCAGCCCGGAAAACTACAAGGGCATCGAGGAAGCCGCACGCGCCGCCGAACTACTCAAATGA
- a CDS encoding Ohr family peroxiredoxin, with amino-acid sequence MSKIEKVLATGKTHTTASAAGNTSRGHNGSLDITLSTPGTAKPAHVFAATQPHPTAEQLFAGAWSACYTAAVGLVANDLNVVLPADLSVDIEVDLGQGGAEYFLQARLTLRVPGLSHEIATTLAHTADQICPYSKATRGNIDVALNVLTV; translated from the coding sequence ATGAGCAAGATCGAAAAAGTCCTGGCCACCGGCAAAACTCACACCACCGCCAGCGCTGCCGGCAACACCTCGCGCGGTCACAATGGCAGCCTCGACATCACCCTGTCGACGCCGGGCACTGCCAAGCCAGCCCACGTATTCGCCGCGACCCAGCCGCACCCGACGGCCGAGCAATTGTTCGCCGGTGCATGGTCGGCTTGCTACACCGCAGCGGTCGGTCTGGTGGCCAATGACTTGAACGTGGTGCTGCCGGCGGATCTGTCGGTCGACATCGAAGTCGATCTGGGGCAGGGCGGTGCGGAATACTTCCTTCAAGCCCGACTGACACTGCGTGTACCTGGCCTGTCCCACGAGATCGCGACGACCCTGGCGCACACCGCCGACCAGATCTGTCCGTACTCGAAAGCGACCCGCGGCAACATCGACGTGGCACTGAATGTCCTTACCGTTTAA
- a CDS encoding sigma-70 family RNA polymerase sigma factor: MRDFSVADDDFARRQRTFTDLYSNHHSWLHGWLRKKLGCSHRAADLAHDAFIRVLTLAEPHTIKEPRAFLATMAGRLLIDGARRRRIEQAYLEALAIQAHDAGMPDPEAIHVALEALEKIAVMLAGLPAKSREAFLLSRLDGLTYSEIAIELKVSASTVKNYVASALVHCYNTLYGADQPS; this comes from the coding sequence ATGCGCGATTTTTCCGTGGCTGATGACGATTTCGCCCGTCGTCAGCGGACATTCACCGACCTCTACAGCAATCACCATTCCTGGTTGCATGGCTGGCTACGGAAAAAACTCGGGTGCTCGCACCGCGCGGCCGATCTGGCCCATGACGCGTTCATTCGTGTGCTGACTCTCGCTGAACCTCACACCATCAAGGAACCGCGTGCCTTCCTGGCGACGATGGCGGGGCGCTTGCTGATCGATGGCGCCCGCCGTCGGCGCATCGAGCAGGCGTACCTCGAGGCGCTGGCGATTCAGGCCCATGACGCTGGAATGCCCGACCCCGAAGCGATCCATGTCGCGCTTGAAGCACTGGAAAAAATCGCCGTGATGCTCGCCGGGTTGCCGGCGAAATCCCGCGAAGCCTTCCTGCTCAGCCGACTCGACGGCCTCACGTACAGCGAGATCGCGATTGAATTGAAGGTGTCGGCGAGTACGGTCAAGAACTACGTCGCGAGTGCACTCGTCCACTGCTACAACACCTTGTACGGGGCGGATCAGCCGTCGTGA
- the phnE gene encoding phosphonate ABC transporter, permease protein PhnE: protein MNRLFNLALLLGIGAAVIASFIYLGIDLGELGNTGNLHQMGAYAQRFFSPDLSPNHLQAIAQGALETIAMSALGTLLAAVFGLLLALPAAGRFGWPLQSASRLLLNALRAVPELVWAALMVLAAGLGPNAGTLALALHTTGVLGRLFAEALENTPSEPADAIRLQGGNAVSAFCYGTLPNLFPQLLAYILYRWENNIRMASVLGFVGAGGLGQMLYVSLSLFQEAQASTVILAMLILVFAVDSLSSWSRQRWVQA, encoded by the coding sequence ATGAATCGCCTGTTCAACCTGGCCCTGCTGCTCGGCATCGGCGCCGCCGTCATCGCCTCGTTCATCTACCTCGGCATCGACCTCGGCGAACTCGGCAACACCGGCAACCTGCACCAGATGGGCGCTTATGCGCAGCGCTTTTTCAGCCCGGACCTGAGCCCGAATCACCTGCAGGCCATCGCCCAAGGCGCCCTCGAAACCATCGCCATGTCCGCCCTCGGCACCCTGCTCGCGGCGGTGTTTGGTTTGCTGTTGGCATTGCCCGCGGCCGGGCGTTTCGGCTGGCCGTTGCAGAGCGCATCGCGGCTGCTGCTCAACGCGTTGCGCGCCGTGCCGGAACTGGTGTGGGCCGCGTTGATGGTGCTCGCCGCCGGCCTCGGCCCCAACGCCGGCACGCTGGCACTGGCGCTGCACACCACCGGCGTGCTCGGTCGGCTGTTCGCCGAAGCGCTGGAAAACACCCCGTCGGAACCGGCCGACGCCATCCGTTTGCAGGGCGGCAACGCCGTGTCGGCCTTCTGTTACGGCACCCTGCCCAACCTGTTCCCGCAGCTGCTGGCCTACATCCTGTACCGCTGGGAAAACAACATCCGCATGGCCAGTGTGCTCGGCTTCGTCGGCGCCGGTGGCCTGGGGCAAATGCTCTATGTCAGCCTCAGCCTGTTTCAGGAAGCGCAAGCCAGCACGGTGATTCTGGCGATGCTGATCCTGGTTTTCGCCGTCGATAGCTTGAGCAGTTGGAGTCGGCAACGCTGGGTTCAGGCCTGA
- a CDS encoding phosphonate ABC transporter ATP-binding protein encodes MTLHLTQVSLTHANGVQALRGVDLHIGAREQVAIIGPSGAGKSSLLNLLATALKPGDGELQVLGERAWQLSAGQRQRLRARIGLIHQAPPLPPRQRVVTAVLAGKLGQWGLGKSLLNLLYPLDIPGARAALARLDLSDKLFTQCQQLSGGQLQRVGIARVLYQAPEVLLADEPVSAMDPVLAEHTLSVLCRHAREHNVTLVASLHAVELALAHFSRIIGLRDGQILFDLPASAVDREQLDALYANEQLERSPVPPAHLSVQIPRC; translated from the coding sequence ATGACATTGCACCTGACCCAGGTCAGCCTCACCCACGCCAACGGCGTTCAGGCGCTGCGTGGCGTGGATTTGCACATCGGCGCCCGCGAACAGGTCGCCATTATCGGCCCGTCCGGCGCGGGCAAATCGAGCCTGCTCAACCTGCTGGCCACCGCGCTGAAACCGGGCGACGGCGAGCTGCAAGTGCTCGGCGAACGTGCCTGGCAGCTGTCGGCCGGTCAGCGTCAGCGCCTGCGCGCACGCATCGGTTTGATCCATCAAGCGCCGCCGTTGCCACCGCGCCAGCGTGTGGTCACGGCGGTTCTGGCCGGCAAGCTGGGGCAATGGGGGTTGGGCAAGAGCCTGCTGAATTTGCTCTATCCGCTGGATATTCCGGGGGCGCGTGCCGCCCTCGCCCGGCTGGACCTGAGCGACAAACTGTTCACGCAATGCCAGCAGTTGTCCGGCGGACAGTTGCAGCGCGTGGGCATTGCCCGGGTGTTGTATCAAGCGCCCGAGGTGTTGCTGGCCGATGAGCCGGTCTCGGCGATGGACCCGGTGCTGGCCGAGCACACGCTGTCGGTGCTCTGCCGCCATGCCCGGGAGCACAACGTCACGCTGGTCGCCAGCCTGCACGCGGTGGAGCTGGCCCTGGCGCACTTCTCGCGGATCATCGGCCTGCGTGACGGGCAGATTCTGTTCGACCTGCCGGCCAGCGCCGTCGACCGCGAGCAGCTCGACGCGCTCTACGCCAACGAGCAGCTGGAGCGCTCGCCAGTGCCGCCCGCTCACTTGAGTGTGCAGATTCCCCGATGCTGA
- a CDS encoding YceI family protein translates to MNPRLPPFAAWVVALTFGALSCADAVEYTQVNSTASTLSFTYNQFSSRVYGTFSQFEGTLDFDTTNPAAAHAALTIQLDSIDAGSSDANEELKKPAWFDTANSPVATFESTAVKSLGNNRFSISGKLTLRGITRVVEVPVQLKAENAIGIFDGQLTLKRSDFKIGEGEWADTVVSDDINIRFRMVAPQR, encoded by the coding sequence ATGAATCCTCGATTGCCACCTTTCGCCGCATGGGTTGTCGCGCTCACCTTCGGCGCCTTGTCTTGCGCCGATGCCGTCGAATACACGCAGGTCAATTCGACCGCCAGCACCCTTTCGTTCACTTACAACCAATTCAGTTCGCGGGTCTATGGCACGTTCAGCCAATTCGAGGGCACGCTGGATTTCGACACAACAAACCCCGCAGCAGCCCACGCCGCGCTGACGATCCAGCTCGACAGCATCGATGCCGGCAGCAGTGACGCCAACGAAGAACTGAAAAAGCCCGCCTGGTTCGACACCGCGAATTCGCCAGTGGCGACGTTTGAGTCGACCGCTGTGAAATCACTGGGCAACAACCGCTTTTCGATCAGCGGCAAACTCACGCTCAGGGGCATCACCCGCGTGGTGGAAGTGCCTGTGCAGCTGAAAGCCGAGAACGCCATCGGCATCTTCGATGGCCAGCTGACGCTGAAACGCAGCGATTTCAAAATAGGCGAGGGCGAGTGGGCGGACACCGTGGTTTCCGACGATATCAACATCCGGTTTCGCATGGTTGCGCCGCAGCGGTAG
- a CDS encoding phosphoribosyltransferase, whose protein sequence is MNPSSPTVLQDRADAGRRLVAPLLKYAHRADVIVLALPRGGVPVAYEVASALDVRLDLMLVRKLGVPTHQELAMGAIASGGIQILNEHALRAHPIDQATFDAVVARETRELLRREQAYRGTRAQVALKDQVVILIDDGLATGASMKAAIQAARVQRPARIVVAVPVAPVETAEALRREVDELVCPVTAEWFMSIGHWYMDFSQTPDAEVIRLLQRAWQKEASDAGQRSGQE, encoded by the coding sequence ATGAATCCTTCATCGCCCACCGTTCTGCAAGATCGCGCCGATGCCGGTCGACGGCTGGTGGCGCCGTTGCTCAAGTACGCGCATCGCGCTGATGTGATTGTCCTCGCGTTGCCCCGTGGCGGTGTGCCGGTGGCTTATGAAGTGGCGTCGGCGCTGGATGTTCGTCTCGACCTGATGCTGGTGCGCAAACTCGGCGTTCCGACTCATCAGGAGTTGGCGATGGGCGCGATCGCCAGCGGCGGTATTCAGATTCTCAATGAACACGCGTTGCGGGCGCACCCGATTGATCAGGCGACATTCGATGCGGTGGTCGCTCGGGAAACCCGGGAGTTGTTGCGGCGTGAGCAGGCTTACCGGGGAACGCGTGCGCAGGTAGCGCTGAAGGATCAGGTGGTGATTCTGATCGACGATGGCCTGGCGACGGGCGCTTCGATGAAGGCGGCGATTCAGGCGGCGCGGGTGCAGAGGCCGGCGCGGATTGTCGTTGCGGTGCCGGTGGCGCCGGTCGAGACGGCGGAGGCGCTGCGCCGTGAGGTGGATGAGTTGGTGTGCCCGGTGACCGCGGAATGGTTCATGTCGATCGGGCATTGGTACATGGATTTTTCCCAGACGCCGGATGCCGAGGTCATCAGGCTGTTGCAGCGGGCGTGGCAGAAAGAGGCGAGCGACGCCGGGCAGCGCTCCGGTCAGGAGTGA
- a CDS encoding PhnE/PtxC family ABC transporter permease, whose protein sequence is MLTSDTRDPAALPRLLLSLLAIALLWPGIHYSELDLGVLVASDSQSEIGRFVSAFWPPAHDAAFIELLLQATLQTLAIATAGMALALLLAIPASLLASRALSLSAASRAGRPSYWGQLLRWPVRGLLIFLRSVPEIVWALLFVRAVGLGPTAGVLAIAITYSGMLGKVYAEIFESVDQRPAHALLQSGSGRLAAFFYGILPNVSAELLSYTVYRWECAIRASVVMGFVGAGGLGQQMDLSLRMFAGGEVASLLLTFLVLVLLADQLSRLLRWRLT, encoded by the coding sequence ATGCTGACGTCCGACACCCGCGATCCCGCGGCCCTGCCGCGTCTACTGCTCAGCCTTTTGGCCATCGCCTTGCTCTGGCCCGGCATCCACTACAGCGAGCTGGACCTCGGCGTGCTGGTCGCGAGTGACAGCCAGAGTGAAATCGGCCGGTTCGTGTCCGCCTTCTGGCCCCCGGCACATGACGCGGCGTTCATCGAGTTGTTGCTGCAAGCCACCCTGCAAACCCTGGCCATCGCCACGGCTGGCATGGCCCTGGCGTTGCTGTTGGCGATTCCCGCCAGCCTGTTGGCCAGTCGTGCGCTGTCGTTGTCGGCGGCGTCGCGCGCGGGGCGCCCGAGTTACTGGGGTCAACTGCTGCGCTGGCCGGTGCGCGGTCTGCTGATTTTCCTGCGCAGCGTGCCGGAAATCGTCTGGGCCCTGCTGTTCGTGCGTGCCGTCGGCCTTGGCCCGACCGCCGGGGTGCTGGCGATCGCGATTACCTACAGCGGCATGCTGGGCAAGGTCTACGCGGAAATTTTCGAGTCGGTGGATCAACGCCCGGCCCATGCGTTGTTGCAGTCCGGCAGTGGTCGGCTGGCGGCGTTTTTCTACGGGATCCTGCCCAATGTCTCGGCGGAGCTGCTGTCGTACACGGTGTATCGCTGGGAATGCGCGATCCGTGCCTCGGTGGTGATGGGGTTTGTCGGCGCCGGCGGGTTGGGTCAGCAGATGGACCTGTCGTTGCGCATGTTCGCCGGCGGCGAAGTGGCCAGTCTGTTGCTGACGTTCCTCGTCCTGGTGCTGCTCGCCGATCAACTCAGCCGCCTGCTGCGCTGGAGGCTGACATGA